A genomic region of Salinibacter pepae contains the following coding sequences:
- a CDS encoding riboflavin synthase — protein sequence MFTGIIEEVGTLTAVESLGSDRAGKRLTIEADLAPELHIDQSVSIDGACQTVVDVDPDASTFAVDSIEETLRKTTFSDLEAGAPVNLERALQAGDRLDGHFVQGHVDATGTITNVEQEETDWLYTIQFDPQHAAYLIPVGSVSVDGISLTVARLGEDTFTVAIIPHTHAVTNVAETWTEGAAVNLEFDLIGKYVARSFTASGETPDPEALAKAWMAD from the coding sequence ATGTTTACCGGCATCATCGAAGAAGTCGGCACGCTCACGGCGGTCGAGTCCCTCGGCAGCGACCGTGCGGGCAAGCGGCTCACGATCGAGGCGGACCTCGCCCCCGAGCTCCACATCGATCAGAGCGTGTCGATCGACGGCGCGTGCCAGACCGTCGTCGACGTCGACCCGGACGCCTCCACCTTCGCTGTCGACAGCATCGAGGAGACCCTGCGCAAGACGACCTTCAGCGACTTGGAGGCGGGCGCCCCGGTCAACCTGGAGCGCGCCCTGCAGGCCGGCGACCGGCTCGACGGCCACTTCGTGCAGGGCCACGTCGACGCCACCGGCACCATCACGAACGTGGAGCAGGAGGAGACCGACTGGCTCTACACGATTCAGTTCGACCCGCAGCACGCCGCGTACTTGATCCCGGTCGGGTCCGTCTCCGTCGACGGCATCAGCCTCACGGTGGCCCGCCTCGGCGAGGACACGTTCACCGTCGCCATCATCCCGCACACCCACGCGGTCACGAACGTGGCGGAAACGTGGACGGAGGGGGCGGCGGTCAACCTGGAGTTCGACCTAATTGGCAAGTACGTCGCCCGCAGCTTCACCGCCAGCGGCGAGACGCCCGACCCGGAGGCGCTGGCAAAGGCGTGGATGGCCGATTAG
- a CDS encoding lysophospholipid acyltransferase family protein: MRSVLTSIWVWFAIGTLIVLWVPVMLVARAVDRDPAHYYAGYTLRIMGRLFTYVNPFWDVTLEGAFPEDPRRPYVVVCNHFSQADPPIISRVPWEMKWVAKKQLFDLPVAGWLLHLSGDISVDRRRKKSRARVLTTARDYLEKRCSVMFFPEGTRSRDGRVQRFSDGAFRLAIEEGVPVLPLAIDGTHEALPKNSLWFKPNPEPIRVQVLEPVETDGCSPDQARALQRHVRARIVRQIADWRDADLDTVDGRSGTEAAAARWIDEGPGTPAQSAGRASGEASVKPSTSSGTSEPGR, from the coding sequence ATGCGTTCGGTGCTCACGTCCATCTGGGTGTGGTTCGCCATCGGCACCCTGATCGTCCTGTGGGTGCCCGTCATGCTCGTGGCCCGTGCCGTGGACCGCGACCCGGCGCACTACTATGCCGGGTACACCCTCCGCATCATGGGGCGCTTGTTTACGTACGTGAATCCGTTCTGGGACGTCACCCTCGAAGGGGCGTTCCCGGAGGACCCCCGTCGTCCCTACGTTGTGGTGTGCAATCACTTCTCACAGGCCGACCCCCCCATCATCTCCCGTGTGCCCTGGGAGATGAAGTGGGTGGCGAAGAAACAGCTCTTCGACCTGCCGGTGGCCGGGTGGCTGCTGCATCTGAGCGGGGACATCTCGGTCGACCGGCGGCGCAAGAAGAGCCGGGCCCGGGTGCTCACAACGGCCCGCGACTACCTCGAGAAGCGGTGCAGCGTCATGTTTTTTCCGGAGGGCACGCGCTCCCGCGACGGGCGGGTGCAACGGTTCTCCGACGGGGCCTTCCGGCTCGCCATCGAGGAGGGGGTGCCGGTGTTGCCCCTCGCCATCGACGGCACCCACGAGGCCCTGCCAAAAAACTCCCTCTGGTTCAAGCCCAACCCGGAACCGATTCGTGTACAGGTGCTGGAGCCGGTCGAAACCGACGGGTGTTCGCCGGACCAGGCCCGGGCCCTACAGCGCCACGTGCGGGCCCGGATTGTGCGGCAGATTGCGGACTGGCGCGACGCCGATCTCGACACGGTCGATGGACGCAGCGGGACGGAGGCCGCCGCTGCCCGGTGGATCGACGAGGGCCCGGGGACCCCTGCCCAATCCGCCGGAAGGGCCTCTGGTGAAGCGTCCGTCAAACCCTCCACGTCTTCCGGCACGTCGGAACCGGGCCGCTAG
- a CDS encoding S8 family serine peptidase has translation MSILGAALTLFVAASFFPGTALGQGADPPDASLEQEGEGTWHDDVLRIKVAPNVADQATPMKRNGVATLGVASIDALNREYDAVSIEPLFDVGGEYAERHREYGLHRWYEIRLAEGKASADADIETAMSAYSNASAVSVAEGKARAEQHVVEDSRAPVTSLLDPLPGTPDDPLYGDQYGFQNIEAEGGWSTRTGDTTVVVSVHDSGISGSFDGNETTVNHPDLQPNVWYGGDPSDGSVHGKNFRAGDPADLTDNNGHGTHVTGTVAAVTNNAFGVAGTAGGNGEFANGRGTGVRFMVTPGLNQPDAYVYAADNGAVISQNSWGFTSPGVFPQSLQDAIDYFIDNGGGDHLDGGIVVFSAGNDADNGDWFPAAYDPIVSVASTDQNDNVSSFSNYGEWVDIAAPGTAILSTWIAGQGSVEENFEFLSGTSMAAPHVSGAASLVVSEFSDVSSPEQVESILEESADNVGATLDIGAGRLNLAQALQEDDGNAPAAIADLSVSDVASAHVDLQWTVPDGEPTVYDIRYSTDPIETDQDFQNATQVADPPSPSAPGDTDEATVEGLTPGTEYFFAIKSSDTFGNTSGLSNVASATTENAPAIAVDPESVSQTLNTGESGSDNFAISNVGEDTLSFALQAGTGGSDIADPIGEPTELRSLAGALPPRLEQMEANQPQDRFSSSETTYKADEGAVQQQSTEVEGRPLAKLLDEVGTTGFGNDVFNQEYEIYSFDLGVPSDLTQVDDGVNSFAGNFIQGNNEEIYWIDNADNTLKTYALDDGTVEAIGELNPQSSDPGWTDLETDYSTGTTYVTTTDALYELDPQNAELTLVGEFSGGLLPVAFAVDAEGQGYLHDIQGDNILTVDLETAETEVLGSTGIDANFAQSMTYDHATDQLLMAAYKGNAASVPAELREVNMETGNTELIAPIGPEGESNELGWFATPGPSFQWLTAEPTEGEVAAGDPGEEITLTFETVADDEDANDLVGGLEYSGSVQVESNDPGTPVEEVPVTLTVEGNPAISVDEGLDFGEVFAGTTGRDTLTVTNASDDAILQVASIELAEGDTPFSVADASPFVLDPGQSGSIPLAFEPTENGSFETTLSFQNSATGTQEVTITGQGSPFVSIAPDELNQEIDLTSGDSTATQEFTITNEFSESLPFSVVVEALEGEGAMDLTPKLADEELQRWRQLQQTTPQLNAEPAEPSLGPAPDDGATTSSAAARLLDGPQVLDETGVTAYGAEVIAPELVAFDTGLPGEFTVVDEGVDSYAGNFTLGNNDEIYWIDNTDNNLKTYALEDGTVETVGELNPEGSDVTWSDMETDPTDGTTYVTAGEGNTNRLYELDVENAELDLVGEYASGGDLVVALAIDGEGDAYAHEILNDEILSVDLETAESEVIGSTGIDANFAQSMTYDAETGQVLMAALHNCSIFGCGSGTLRQVDRETGNTTLIGSFPEGGNDELGWMATPGQGIPWLATNLEQGTVPAGATLQLEAQFDATQVEEGDYEAQISIVGDDLQGEPSESVPVNLSVEAAPVAFVSKDSLGYEDLFVDDTSSTQMVTLRNDGAANLNVTNVSIDSENFAFEGESEFTLGPGDARIFDVAFTPQSVGEFTATMTIEGEEISAREVTLVGEGIPAPALSLTPTSFEKQAYVGQTQGETVEVTNTGGNPLEYDLSVLPTSPPAQSLLLEEGFGGEEFPPGDWFRAGANDGENWSTVGEDCTFYFDDPEQACFYWSPSTEGTQRLITPQLNTEDLGQVFVQFSHIIDAFSEGEFTVRLETTGDGGETWTTVEEFPAQDVGPIDEMIAIDNEDVGSDEFHVAWTFEGDSFNINGWAVDDVQVFAGGEWLAVDQTSGTIAPSESDTLNLTVDTNVPGIEENTYQSGLGFVTNAPLAETAELPFTLNVIEALSVTAEHSEGDGEVFPNEEFTLDMNAESLDDLEVFSYQMEMGFNTDRMQVQEVTTEGTLSEGLTLTSNIDNEAGVVTIAAADDGLNSNSTGSGESDGDDGAALFDIEGEGVLVSIEATGQPDHGEMVMDLQEMVFNEGQPPATPVNDTMEVVPLYGDTNLNLSITAGDAGDALDFVVGLTDLIEAQRTHADVSGDGDVSALDASLILQRTVGGIPCFPVEAGCEQGTEALATTSKSSSKATASFAWGEVTEPKQATSAESEKMQLPLVLSQTGQSVRAIDVTTKVDPDKVAVNDMAAQLPDDWRAVHHVSDDGTLKISMAGTTPISNAGKVATLTMERKESDATLEMGGNVTVNEGAAQKLETKSIVSIPDEFALEGAYPNPFRQAATLKMDLPQKANVTVEVYDLLGRKVQTAHRGEMAAGSGRTVQISGSDLSSGTYFYRARVEMDENRVTETGKMTVVR, from the coding sequence ATGTCGATCCTGGGCGCCGCCCTCACGCTTTTTGTCGCTGCGTCGTTCTTCCCCGGTACGGCCCTCGGTCAGGGGGCTGATCCCCCGGATGCGTCTCTCGAACAGGAGGGGGAAGGCACCTGGCACGATGACGTGCTTCGCATCAAGGTGGCCCCGAATGTGGCCGACCAGGCGACGCCCATGAAGCGAAATGGGGTTGCGACCCTTGGCGTTGCGTCAATTGATGCGCTCAACCGGGAGTACGACGCCGTCTCGATTGAGCCCCTGTTTGATGTAGGGGGCGAGTACGCAGAGCGCCATCGCGAATACGGACTGCATCGGTGGTACGAAATTCGTCTCGCCGAGGGGAAGGCCTCGGCCGATGCGGACATAGAGACGGCCATGAGCGCGTACTCGAACGCGTCGGCCGTCTCCGTCGCCGAAGGAAAGGCTCGGGCTGAGCAGCACGTCGTCGAAGATTCGCGGGCGCCTGTCACGTCGCTGCTCGATCCACTGCCCGGCACGCCCGATGACCCGCTGTACGGGGATCAGTACGGGTTCCAGAACATCGAGGCGGAGGGGGGATGGTCGACCCGGACCGGCGACACGACGGTCGTCGTGAGCGTTCACGACTCCGGCATCAGCGGAAGCTTCGACGGGAACGAGACCACCGTCAACCATCCGGATCTCCAGCCGAACGTTTGGTACGGGGGGGACCCCAGCGACGGAAGTGTGCACGGGAAGAACTTCCGGGCCGGAGACCCGGCGGACCTAACTGATAACAACGGCCACGGGACGCACGTCACCGGAACGGTCGCTGCCGTCACCAACAATGCCTTCGGCGTAGCGGGCACCGCGGGGGGGAACGGGGAGTTCGCGAACGGTCGCGGAACCGGGGTCCGATTCATGGTGACGCCGGGCCTCAACCAGCCGGACGCCTACGTGTACGCCGCCGATAACGGGGCGGTGATCTCCCAGAACAGTTGGGGCTTCACGAGTCCGGGGGTCTTCCCGCAGTCCCTGCAGGATGCCATTGACTACTTTATCGACAACGGAGGGGGCGACCATCTCGACGGGGGCATTGTCGTCTTCTCCGCCGGAAACGACGCCGACAACGGAGACTGGTTCCCGGCGGCCTACGACCCGATCGTCTCGGTGGCCTCTACCGATCAGAACGACAATGTGTCTTCGTTCTCCAACTACGGGGAATGGGTCGACATCGCCGCACCTGGCACCGCGATTTTGAGCACCTGGATCGCGGGGCAGGGAAGCGTCGAAGAGAATTTTGAGTTCCTAAGTGGGACCTCGATGGCCGCCCCGCACGTGTCGGGGGCTGCCTCGCTGGTGGTGTCCGAGTTCTCGGACGTCAGTAGCCCGGAGCAGGTGGAGTCGATCCTGGAGGAGTCCGCCGACAACGTTGGGGCGACGCTCGACATTGGGGCCGGTCGCCTGAACCTGGCCCAGGCGCTGCAAGAGGACGATGGCAACGCGCCGGCGGCGATTGCTGATCTGTCGGTGAGTGACGTAGCGTCGGCCCATGTGGACCTGCAGTGGACGGTGCCGGATGGGGAGCCGACGGTCTACGACATTCGGTATTCCACCGATCCGATCGAGACCGATCAGGATTTTCAGAACGCCACGCAGGTGGCCGATCCGCCGTCCCCGTCCGCGCCGGGCGACACCGACGAAGCAACTGTTGAAGGCCTGACGCCGGGCACGGAGTACTTCTTTGCCATCAAATCGTCGGACACGTTCGGCAATACCTCCGGCCTGTCCAACGTGGCGTCCGCGACCACCGAGAATGCCCCGGCGATCGCCGTGGACCCGGAGTCGGTGTCTCAGACGCTTAACACTGGCGAGTCTGGCTCCGACAACTTTGCGATTTCGAACGTCGGAGAAGACACGCTTTCGTTCGCGCTGCAGGCCGGCACCGGTGGGTCCGACATTGCCGATCCGATCGGCGAGCCGACGGAGCTTCGCAGCCTGGCCGGTGCGCTTCCTCCGCGCCTCGAGCAGATGGAGGCGAATCAGCCTCAGGATCGCTTCTCGTCGAGTGAAACCACCTACAAGGCCGACGAGGGAGCCGTACAGCAGCAGTCCACGGAGGTCGAAGGGCGGCCCCTCGCGAAGCTGCTCGACGAGGTCGGGACGACCGGATTTGGGAATGACGTCTTCAATCAGGAGTACGAGATTTACTCCTTCGACCTCGGCGTTCCGTCCGACCTCACACAGGTGGACGACGGGGTGAACTCCTTCGCCGGAAACTTCATCCAGGGGAATAACGAGGAGATCTACTGGATCGACAATGCGGACAACACCCTCAAGACGTATGCCCTCGACGATGGCACCGTCGAGGCGATTGGGGAACTGAACCCGCAGTCCAGCGACCCGGGATGGACCGATCTAGAGACGGACTATTCCACCGGCACCACGTACGTTACGACCACCGATGCGCTCTACGAACTCGATCCGCAGAACGCGGAGCTGACACTCGTCGGTGAATTTTCCGGGGGCCTGTTGCCTGTCGCCTTCGCGGTTGACGCTGAGGGACAGGGGTACCTCCACGACATTCAGGGCGATAACATTCTAACCGTCGATCTGGAAACGGCGGAGACGGAGGTGCTCGGGTCCACGGGCATCGACGCCAACTTCGCCCAGAGCATGACCTACGACCACGCGACCGACCAGTTGCTCATGGCGGCGTACAAGGGCAACGCGGCGTCCGTCCCGGCCGAGCTCCGAGAGGTAAACATGGAGACCGGCAACACGGAGCTCATCGCCCCGATCGGGCCGGAGGGCGAGTCCAACGAGCTTGGGTGGTTCGCTACGCCGGGGCCGAGCTTCCAGTGGCTCACCGCCGAGCCGACCGAGGGCGAGGTCGCTGCGGGCGATCCCGGGGAGGAAATCACGCTCACCTTTGAGACGGTGGCGGACGACGAGGACGCGAACGACCTCGTCGGAGGCCTTGAGTACTCCGGGAGCGTACAGGTCGAGAGCAACGACCCGGGCACGCCGGTCGAGGAGGTTCCGGTTACGTTGACCGTAGAGGGGAATCCGGCGATCTCCGTCGATGAGGGCCTCGACTTCGGCGAGGTCTTCGCCGGCACGACGGGACGGGACACGCTGACCGTCACGAACGCGAGTGACGACGCCATCCTGCAGGTGGCCTCGATCGAACTCGCCGAGGGGGACACGCCCTTCTCGGTGGCGGACGCGTCGCCGTTCGTCCTCGATCCGGGACAGAGCGGGAGCATTCCCCTCGCGTTCGAGCCGACAGAGAATGGCTCATTCGAGACGACGCTCTCATTCCAGAATTCGGCCACCGGCACGCAGGAGGTCACGATCACCGGGCAGGGATCGCCGTTCGTCTCGATTGCGCCGGACGAACTGAATCAGGAAATCGACCTGACGTCCGGCGACTCGACGGCCACCCAAGAGTTCACCATCACCAACGAGTTCAGTGAGAGCCTTCCGTTCTCGGTGGTCGTTGAGGCCCTCGAGGGCGAAGGGGCCATGGACCTCACACCGAAGCTGGCGGACGAGGAGCTTCAGCGCTGGCGTCAACTGCAGCAGACCACGCCGCAGTTGAACGCGGAGCCCGCGGAGCCGTCGTTGGGACCCGCCCCCGACGACGGGGCGACGACCAGTTCGGCCGCGGCACGCCTCCTGGACGGGCCTCAGGTCCTGGACGAGACGGGCGTGACGGCCTACGGTGCGGAAGTGATTGCCCCCGAACTCGTGGCCTTCGACACGGGCCTGCCGGGCGAGTTCACGGTTGTCGATGAGGGTGTGGACTCGTACGCCGGAAACTTCACCCTCGGCAACAATGACGAGATCTACTGGATCGACAACACGGACAACAACCTCAAGACATATGCCCTTGAGGACGGGACCGTCGAGACGGTCGGCGAGCTCAATCCGGAGGGGTCGGACGTCACCTGGTCGGACATGGAGACGGATCCGACCGACGGCACGACCTACGTGACCGCCGGCGAAGGCAACACCAACCGGCTCTACGAGCTGGACGTGGAGAACGCCGAGCTCGACCTGGTGGGCGAGTACGCGAGTGGCGGCGACCTCGTCGTGGCGCTCGCGATTGACGGCGAAGGGGATGCCTACGCCCACGAGATTTTGAACGACGAAATCCTGAGCGTCGACCTTGAGACGGCCGAATCGGAGGTCATCGGCTCCACGGGCATTGACGCCAACTTTGCCCAGAGCATGACCTACGACGCCGAGACGGGCCAGGTGCTCATGGCCGCGCTCCACAACTGCTCCATCTTCGGCTGCGGGAGCGGGACGCTCCGCCAGGTCGATCGCGAGACCGGCAACACGACGCTGATCGGATCCTTCCCGGAAGGCGGGAACGACGAGCTCGGCTGGATGGCCACGCCGGGCCAGGGCATTCCGTGGCTCGCGACGAACCTGGAGCAGGGCACGGTCCCGGCCGGCGCCACGCTGCAGCTGGAGGCGCAGTTCGACGCCACGCAGGTCGAGGAGGGCGACTACGAGGCCCAGATCAGCATCGTCGGCGATGACCTGCAGGGCGAGCCCAGCGAGTCGGTTCCGGTCAACCTCTCGGTAGAGGCGGCGCCGGTGGCGTTCGTCTCGAAGGATTCGCTCGGGTACGAGGACCTCTTCGTGGACGACACGTCGAGCACGCAGATGGTAACGCTCCGCAACGACGGCGCGGCCAACCTGAACGTGACCAACGTGTCGATCGACTCGGAAAACTTTGCCTTCGAGGGAGAGAGCGAGTTCACGCTCGGGCCGGGCGATGCGCGGATCTTCGACGTGGCCTTCACGCCGCAGAGCGTCGGGGAGTTCACCGCGACGATGACCATCGAGGGTGAGGAAATTTCGGCTCGCGAGGTTACGCTCGTTGGCGAAGGCATCCCGGCGCCCGCGCTCTCGCTCACTCCGACGAGCTTCGAGAAGCAGGCCTACGTCGGCCAGACGCAGGGAGAGACCGTTGAGGTCACCAACACTGGCGGCAACCCACTGGAGTACGACCTCTCGGTGCTGCCGACCAGTCCGCCTGCGCAGTCCCTCCTCCTTGAGGAAGGCTTTGGTGGAGAAGAATTCCCGCCGGGCGACTGGTTCCGCGCCGGTGCGAACGACGGCGAAAACTGGTCGACAGTAGGTGAGGATTGTACCTTCTACTTCGACGACCCGGAGCAGGCGTGCTTCTACTGGTCCCCCTCCACGGAGGGTACGCAGCGCCTGATCACGCCCCAGCTAAACACCGAGGACCTCGGACAGGTGTTCGTCCAGTTCTCTCACATCATCGACGCCTTCAGCGAAGGCGAATTCACGGTCCGTCTCGAGACGACCGGCGATGGTGGTGAGACCTGGACCACGGTGGAGGAATTCCCGGCCCAGGACGTTGGCCCGATCGATGAGATGATTGCGATCGACAACGAAGACGTGGGCTCCGACGAGTTCCACGTGGCCTGGACGTTCGAGGGCGATTCCTTCAACATCAACGGCTGGGCCGTCGACGACGTGCAGGTGTTCGCCGGTGGCGAGTGGCTGGCCGTCGACCAGACGTCCGGCACCATCGCGCCGAGCGAGTCGGACACCCTCAACCTGACCGTGGACACCAACGTGCCGGGCATCGAAGAGAACACCTACCAGTCGGGCCTTGGCTTCGTGACCAATGCCCCGCTGGCGGAGACCGCGGAGCTGCCCTTCACGCTGAATGTGATCGAGGCCCTCTCCGTGACCGCTGAACACTCGGAGGGTGACGGTGAGGTGTTCCCGAACGAAGAGTTCACGTTGGACATGAACGCTGAGAGCCTTGATGACCTGGAGGTCTTCTCCTACCAGATGGAGATGGGCTTCAACACCGACCGCATGCAGGTCCAGGAGGTGACAACCGAGGGCACGCTCAGCGAAGGCCTCACGCTCACCTCGAACATCGACAATGAGGCGGGCGTCGTGACCATCGCCGCGGCCGACGACGGGCTGAATAGCAACAGCACCGGGAGCGGCGAGAGCGACGGCGACGACGGAGCTGCCCTCTTCGACATTGAGGGCGAGGGCGTTCTCGTCTCGATCGAGGCGACCGGCCAGCCCGACCACGGCGAGATGGTCATGGACCTTCAGGAGATGGTGTTCAACGAGGGGCAGCCGCCGGCGACCCCGGTGAACGATACCATGGAGGTCGTCCCGCTCTACGGCGACACGAACCTCAATCTCAGCATCACCGCAGGAGACGCGGGAGATGCCCTTGACTTCGTCGTCGGATTGACCGACCTCATTGAGGCGCAGCGGACGCACGCGGATGTCTCAGGGGACGGTGACGTTAGCGCTCTTGATGCCTCACTAATCCTACAGCGTACAGTCGGTGGCATTCCGTGCTTCCCAGTGGAAGCCGGCTGTGAACAGGGAACGGAGGCGCTGGCCACCACCTCGAAGTCGTCTAGCAAAGCAACCGCGTCCTTTGCCTGGGGCGAGGTGACCGAGCCGAAGCAGGCCACCAGCGCAGAGAGCGAGAAGATGCAGTTGCCCCTGGTTCTCAGTCAGACTGGCCAGTCGGTACGGGCCATCGACGTGACTACGAAGGTGGACCCGGACAAGGTGGCCGTGAACGACATGGCGGCTCAGCTTCCGGACGACTGGCGGGCGGTCCACCACGTGTCCGACGATGGGACCTTGAAGATCTCGATGGCGGGCACCACGCCGATCTCCAATGCCGGAAAGGTTGCGACCCTGACCATGGAGCGCAAAGAGTCCGACGCGACGCTGGAGATGGGCGGCAATGTGACCGTCAACGAAGGGGCTGCCCAGAAGCTCGAGACGAAGTCCATCGTCTCCATCCCGGACGAGTTTGCCCTGGAGGGGGCGTACCCGAACCCCTTCCGGCAGGCCGCAACCCTGAAGATGGACCTGCCCCAGAAGGCGAACGTGACCGTCGAGGTCTACGACCTGCTGGGCCGCAAGGTGCAGACCGCACACCGCGGTGAGATGGCCGCGGGGTCGGGCCGTACGGTCCAGATCAGCGGCTCCGACCTCTCCTCGGGCACGTACTTCTACCGCGCCCGGGTCGAAATGGACGAGAACCGCGTGACCGAGACCGGGAAGATGACAGTCGTCCGGTAG
- a CDS encoding putative signal transducing protein, producing the protein MSDASLVTVARYDMRGGAQLAKTRLEDAGIPCMLANADQSGLAPMFDATEGGVQAKVPANRADEARNVLDLPE; encoded by the coding sequence GTGTCGGACGCGTCCCTCGTCACCGTCGCCCGCTACGACATGCGAGGCGGTGCCCAGCTCGCCAAAACCAGGCTAGAGGACGCCGGCATTCCGTGCATGCTCGCAAATGCAGACCAGTCCGGCCTCGCGCCGATGTTTGACGCCACGGAAGGGGGCGTGCAGGCAAAAGTGCCTGCCAATCGCGCAGACGAGGCGCGAAACGTGCTTGACCTCCCCGAATGA
- the ribD gene encoding bifunctional diaminohydroxyphosphoribosylaminopyrimidine deaminase/5-amino-6-(5-phosphoribosylamino)uracil reductase RibD, whose translation MTADGLAAPDLRQGDVPPVDDTGHVPWMKRCLDLARTGAGTVSPNPMVGAVLLAPDGTVLGEGAHRTYGGPHAEARALQAAEQQHGPAALQNATLYVNLEPCRHHGKTPPCTDLIVEKNIPRVVVGTVDPFPQAQGRGIRQLREQGVEVEVGVHEHACRRLNEAFFHHVETGRPLVTLKTAQTLDGRIATRTGDSQWITGEAARTLVHQWRAELDGILVGRGTAAHDDPRLTVRHVDGPQPLRLVLDREGTLSPDRALFTDAHAEDTVAVVGEDRPRPDYAAPLTDRGGAILRIPETGDAHLDLHALLQRLGTDAGRDAAPLQSLLVEAGPGLATALFRQDLVDRFFCFVAPKVLGDGRPALRDLGITEMDGALTFAEQAWATVGADVLLRGYRRAV comes from the coding sequence ATGACCGCCGACGGACTCGCCGCCCCCGACCTACGCCAGGGAGACGTTCCTCCTGTGGACGACACTGGACACGTGCCCTGGATGAAACGGTGTCTGGATCTGGCCCGGACGGGGGCGGGCACGGTGAGTCCGAACCCGATGGTGGGCGCCGTCCTCCTGGCCCCGGACGGCACCGTACTGGGAGAGGGCGCCCACCGGACTTACGGCGGGCCCCACGCCGAGGCCCGCGCCCTCCAGGCCGCCGAGCAGCAGCACGGCCCCGCCGCCCTCCAGAATGCCACCCTCTACGTCAATCTAGAGCCCTGTCGCCACCACGGCAAGACGCCGCCCTGCACCGACCTGATTGTTGAAAAGAACATCCCTCGTGTCGTGGTGGGGACGGTCGACCCGTTTCCGCAGGCCCAAGGCCGCGGCATCCGACAGTTGCGCGAGCAGGGGGTAGAGGTGGAGGTGGGCGTCCACGAGCACGCCTGCCGCCGCCTCAACGAGGCCTTCTTCCACCACGTCGAGACCGGACGTCCGCTCGTCACACTCAAGACGGCCCAGACACTGGACGGGCGCATCGCCACCCGCACGGGCGACAGCCAGTGGATCACGGGCGAGGCGGCCCGCACGCTCGTTCACCAGTGGCGGGCGGAACTGGACGGGATTCTCGTGGGCCGCGGCACCGCCGCCCACGACGACCCTCGCCTCACGGTGCGTCACGTGGACGGCCCCCAGCCGCTTCGCCTCGTCCTTGACCGCGAGGGCACGCTCTCGCCCGACCGGGCCCTCTTCACCGACGCCCACGCCGAGGATACGGTCGCCGTCGTGGGCGAGGACCGCCCCCGTCCCGACTACGCCGCCCCACTGACTGACCGCGGGGGGGCGATCCTGCGCATCCCCGAGACGGGCGACGCCCACCTCGACCTTCACGCCCTCCTTCAGCGCCTCGGCACCGACGCCGGCCGCGACGCGGCGCCGCTCCAGTCGCTCCTGGTGGAGGCCGGGCCTGGCCTCGCGACGGCCCTCTTCCGACAGGACCTCGTGGACCGCTTCTTCTGTTTCGTCGCGCCGAAGGTTTTGGGGGACGGGCGGCCCGCGCTCCGCGACCTCGGCATCACGGAGATGGACGGGGCCCTCACGTTCGCCGAGCAGGCGTGGGCGACCGTGGGGGCGGACGTGCTCCTGCGCGGCTACCGGCGGGCCGTGTAG